The nucleotide window ACGACAGACAGGACCGCAGACGAGGGATACCTCCACGCGGGCATCAGGCGCGAGAAGCAGATGAAGAGGATGGTCAAGAGGCTCGCGGAGGACGGTATCCGTGGCGGCGCGACGCCGGTCGTGCAGGAGAGCAGCGTCGAGCCGCGGGCCGTGGCTCCGATCAAGGCGGGGCCTGCTCAGCGAACGATAGACGATTACGGTGGAGGCGCAAGGTGAATGTCGAGGTCGGTGGACTGGATGCAGGTCATCGGCGCCGTAGACGAGACCGGCACAGCTAAATAGGGCCGGTCAACTTTGGACCGCCGGAACCGGTCAGCTTTCGGCCGGCGGTGCCAACGAGGGCTGGTCGGCCCGTTCGGGACCCGTTCAGGGGCGAGCAGACATGGCAAGGTCGACGAGGCGTTCAACCGGCAGGAGAGCCAAGGGGCCGCGGAGGTTGACTGTCTACAGCTTCAAGGTGTCGTTGCATCGGCGAAAGGACCTGTACAGGACGATAGCTATCGGAGCCAACAACTCGCTCGAGGACCTCCACATCGCGATCCAGGAGGCGTTCGATTGGGACGCGGATCATCTGTACTCGTTCTTCTTGAGCGGCAAGCTGTGGGACCAGGACACCGAGTATACCGTGCTCGACGACGAGTTTGCGCTCGACTACGATCTTCCGCCATCGAGGGACACGCGGAAGGCCAGGATAAGGGATCTGGGCCTTGAGGTGGGGGCAAAGTTCCTTTATCTCTTCGACTACGGCGACAATCACATGTTCGCCGTGGAGCTGATCGGCAGGGGCAAGCAGGTCGTCAAGGATGAGCTCCCGACCATCATTGACCAGAGGGGCAGGTCGCCGGAGCAGTACCCTGACGTGCCCGAATGAGACGTGGGCAAGGGCATCGCACGCCCCGTTCTTCTGGACGCGTTGTCGCCGGGGCGCAGGCCAGTTGATGAACATGTCACGCGTCAGACGCATCGGCGTGCGTCGCCCAAGCGTACCGTCGGGGTGAGGGACAGGTCCGTAGCGCCGTGTGCGAAGGTGTACAATGGACGCAATATTAATCTATTACTGTACATATCTAAGCATCGATTATCATGTGGGACAAGATTACAAACAACTTCGAGAAATACCCGTCCCAGGCGAAGGTGGCCAGATATCTCCTGAAGTATGGATTGCGCATCGAGAAGGACCAGGTCCTATGCGGGGACGTCCAGATTGCTGATTCGGCACTTGCCCGAGCTGCCGGCGTGGACAGACGAGTCGTGAAATCGACGATTGAGACGATAAAGGGAGATCCCACGCTTCTCAGGTTCTTTTCCCAGCTCCTTCCGACGAATCACCTGAAGAACGCCGCATCTGCGATGGGCTGGAGCGCTATCGAGATTGTCCCTACGAACGCTCACGAGCCCGGAATAATCGCGGCGGTCGCGGACATTCTTCAGAAGGGGAACATCAGCATTAGGCAGGCGATCGTGGACGATCCGATGACCTCTGAGGAGCCGAAGCTTTTCATCGTGACAGAGAGCCAAGTTCCACCCGAGCTGATACCGGCAATCCGGCAGGCCAAGGGAGTCAAGGGAGTCACCATATACTGAGAGAGGGTTGCTAATAACGGCGTTATGCCGCGTTAATTGCAGCTGGCTCATTGGCAGGAGGAGAAAGCAGAAACAACCTGGCTAATGGAAATACTTAAGTATAGGCTCTACTCTTATCTACCACGGTGTTCGTTACGCCACCTAGAACATTGACGGTCAAGGTAAGCGACAAGGAATACGATATGATCCAGCGCGCAAGAACCGAGCTCAGGCGAAGAGGACTCGATGACGCTGGTATTAGCGAGGGGGAAGTGGAGAAATTCGATTGGGGTAGTCTGGCACTCGGCGCGATTGTCGGAATTGGTGCCTACGTCCTATTGCGAGAACTGCTCAAGGAGAAGTGACAGAGGAAATGACAAAGATGGATAGGAAGAACGATCTGCTTAGTGATCCAGTGGTCCGTTTCCTTCTCGGAGTTGGAGGCGCAGCCGCCGCAGGCATAGCTGCTAAACTGCTCTATGATCGGTGCTCGAGAGCGGAGAAGAAGGAGTGGAGAGAAAGCCTCCCCCATCATGGTGAAGTCGGAGTGCCAATTCTGATTGGTGGTATCCTCTCGGGCAGTCCAGTTGCAACTGGCTTCGCCTTGGGTCTCATGCTCTCGGATCTAGACGACAAGGACGAATGGTTCAGTGGGGCTCAATAGAATGAGCTGCATTCAAGGTTTGCTCGGAAGTCTGTCTCATGAGATAGAAAGCCAGCTGAAGCCAAACCTTCGAGGAATCAGGGGAATGTTCGTTCAAGCATACTTGCCGCAGACATGGGTTTTCGAGACTGAAACTGAGACAGCCACTTTCGTGGTCGATGCTCGCGGAAATGCTCACGCAGAGGCTGGCGCAAAACCTGATAGGGATGTTACAATACGTTGGAAGCACGATTTCCTAGCATCTGTTCTTAAAACGAGGAGCCGCGCTTCTGTTCCTGGCGGCATTCGTCCGATCTTCATGTTTCATACGCCAAAGGGTCGAAGAGCATTTGACTTTCTGAGAGGGCGGCTGGGATTGTGACTTGTCGGGGTCGAATCTTGAGCAAGGCAATAAAGATGAAATGCTACTCGTGTGGCAAATTCGTCTCCTCAGAAGATGTCTGGACCCATTGCTAGAGCTAGCTTCGCCAGAGGCCCAGGAGATAATATCCGAGAGGTTCTGGGCCGAGGACGATCGCCGGGTCTATCAGTATCTCGAAGCTCTCTCCGTGTGATTCGTACCTTGCGACAATTGCCTCGTCAAGGTCGACCATGATATCAACGCTCAGGCCGCGAGCTTCTTCACGTAGGCCTCCACCTCGGCCTCCGTGAGCCTCCTGAACTTCTCGCCAACCTTAACCAGACCGATCTCGACGGCCTTGGTGTTGAGGCTCTCCTCAGTGCCCTTGGTGAGAGCTTTCAGCCCAAGCAGGATGGCATCGTCTTGGGACAGGTCCTCCTTGTACTCCTCCTCGAAAACGTCCATGACCGCGTTCTTGCCCGCGCCAATGGACCCGGCCTTGTACGCCACGAGAGCGCCGCTCGGGTCTGTCTCGAACAGGTGGCAGCCCTGCTCGTCGACTCCCGCAACCAGGAGTGCGGTGCCGAACGGCCTGACGCCGCCATACTGAGTGTAGTTTTGTTTGAAGTTGCAGAGCCTTTTGACGAGCGTCTCGATATCCATCTTCTCGGCGTAAGTGACCTTGTTGATCTGCGCCAGCATTCTCGCATAGTCGACGAGGACACGCGCATCTGCGACAAGACCTGAGACCGCGCAGCCAATGTGTTCGTCTATCTGGAAGATCTTCTCGATCGATCTCGATTCGATGAGCTTGCTCCCAATCCTCTTGTCGACTATGAGCGCGATGCCGTCCTTGAACTTCAGACCTACGGTCGTTGTTCCCCTCTTGACTGCCTCTCGGGCGTATTCCACTTGGAACAATCTGCCATCGGGCGAGAATACTGTGATAGCCCTGTCGTATGCCATTTGTTCTGGTTGCACGTGTGTGACACCTTTTCTGAAAGTGAAATAAGCTACGCTATTGCTGGATTTTGCCTAGGTGCTAACTCGATATAAAGGTTTTCGGCGAATCCGCGAAGGTATCATCGAGGGTCTGGAAGGTTCAGAACTGCTCTTCGGTCTTTCTGATTCGGGACGTGTACTTGACCTTCAGGGTCTTGATCGTCCTCGATGAACGCAGCGTCATGGACGACATGGACCACTCGGACACGAACTGGAGCAGAGGCAGTACATCAGTTCAGGTCACAGCTCAGGCTCCTCCTTCGCCGCCCCATAAGGGCGGATTCCCGCTCGCTCTTATTGGGGGCATCGCGATAGTGGCCATCATCGCGATCGTGGCAGTCTTCCTGCTGCTCAAGCGCAAGAAGAAGGAAGGAGCTAGGCCGAGCAGCGCTCCGGGCGGAATGGAAGGCATGGCGCCGCCGCCGAGCTAGGCAGAGAGACCAAAAAACCTCTTCCCAAACTCATTTATCACTTTCACGTCGTCTCAAAAACCGACGAGACATAGAGAGAAGTCTCCGATGGAAATTGCAGAATGAGCGGACGGTGCGAACTTGGCCTCCTTCCGGCGTGTACCTTTCTGCTCAGAAGTGCAATGAATAGAAAAGAGGTCTAGTCCCGGCCTCAATTCCGTCCGAATGATTCGCACTGGGGGTAATAGCTCAATGAGGAGCTAGGTCTTTTGCGACCTCATTCTCCGAAAAAAGCCCGTGAGTTAAAGGATCTTTTATGCCTTCATCATGACACCCACAGGGATGGTATGTAGAAGAAGCCACTCGCCAATTCCATGAGCCACCAATGGTCATTTTGACTCTATCGATGCTAACGCTTTTCGCTATCATGCATCGCATCAGAGAATAGAACTCTTTTTGCTATCGGTGGGCCCGAAGGGGATTTGAACCCCTCATGAGCCAGTATGGCGTGACTAGGTTTCAATCAGCAGGGATTGAGGCCAGAGCTAAACCTCTATGTGAAGAGGCCCTCGCAGCTACTTCCAAATCACTTTTCTTCTTCTTTTTGATTTTGCTTCCTATCGTCGATTCTGCAGTCTCGTACCTGGGCTGGGTCATTGTCGGGGTTTGGCCTGTCAAGGCTGGTGTGCATACTGTGGCGTTGGACTA belongs to Candidatus Thermoplasmatota archaeon and includes:
- a CDS encoding plasmid pRiA4b ORF-3 family protein, whose translation is MARSTRRSTGRRAKGPRRLTVYSFKVSLHRRKDLYRTIAIGANNSLEDLHIAIQEAFDWDADHLYSFFLSGKLWDQDTEYTVLDDEFALDYDLPPSRDTRKARIRDLGLEVGAKFLYLFDYGDNHMFAVELIGRGKQVVKDELPTIIDQRGRSPEQYPDVPE
- a CDS encoding regulator — encoded protein: MWDKITNNFEKYPSQAKVARYLLKYGLRIEKDQVLCGDVQIADSALARAAGVDRRVVKSTIETIKGDPTLLRFFSQLLPTNHLKNAASAMGWSAIEIVPTNAHEPGIIAAVADILQKGNISIRQAIVDDPMTSEEPKLFIVTESQVPPELIPAIRQAKGVKGVTIY
- the psmA gene encoding archaeal proteasome endopeptidase complex subunit alpha, whose amino-acid sequence is MAYDRAITVFSPDGRLFQVEYAREAVKRGTTTVGLKFKDGIALIVDKRIGSKLIESRSIEKIFQIDEHIGCAVSGLVADARVLVDYARMLAQINKVTYAEKMDIETLVKRLCNFKQNYTQYGGVRPFGTALLVAGVDEQGCHLFETDPSGALVAYKAGSIGAGKNAVMDVFEEEYKEDLSQDDAILLGLKALTKGTEESLNTKAVEIGLVKVGEKFRRLTEAEVEAYVKKLAA